A genomic stretch from Mycobacterium malmoense includes:
- a CDS encoding pyridoxal phosphate-dependent aminotransferase: protein MDNNGTIGDVTTHQLPVHTPGHHRQRAFAQSSKLQDVLYEIRGPVHQHAARLEAEGHRILKLNIGNPAPFGFEAPDVIMRDIIQALPYAQGYSDSQGILPARRAVVTRYELVDDFPRFDVDDVYLGNGVSELITMTLQALLDNGDQVLIPSPDYPLWTASTSLAGGTPVHYLCDETQNWQPDIADLESKITERTKALVVINPNNPTGAVYSREILTQMVDLARKHQLLLLADEIYDKILYDDAKHINVASLAPDMLCLTFNGLSKAYRVAGYRAGWLAITGPKDHAGSFIEGISLLANMRLCPNVPAQHAIQVALGGHQSIEDLVLPGGRLLEQRDVAWTRLNEIPGVSCVKPEGALYAFPRLDPEVYEIADDEQLVLDLLLQEKILVTQGTGFNWPEPDHLRIVTLPWARDLAAAIERLGNFLTSYRQ, encoded by the coding sequence TTGGACAACAATGGCACCATAGGTGACGTGACTACTCACCAGCTGCCCGTGCACACCCCCGGCCATCACCGGCAGCGGGCCTTCGCGCAGTCGTCCAAACTCCAGGACGTCCTGTACGAAATCCGCGGCCCGGTGCACCAGCATGCCGCGCGGCTGGAAGCCGAGGGGCACCGCATCCTCAAGCTCAACATTGGCAACCCGGCGCCGTTCGGCTTCGAGGCCCCCGACGTGATCATGCGCGACATCATCCAGGCGCTGCCCTACGCCCAGGGCTACTCGGACTCGCAGGGCATCCTGCCGGCCCGGCGCGCGGTGGTCACCCGCTACGAGCTGGTCGACGACTTTCCCCGGTTCGACGTCGATGACGTGTACCTGGGCAATGGGGTTTCCGAGTTGATCACGATGACGCTGCAGGCCCTGCTGGACAACGGCGATCAGGTCTTGATTCCGTCGCCGGACTACCCGCTGTGGACGGCGTCGACCTCCCTGGCGGGCGGCACGCCCGTGCATTACCTGTGCGACGAGACCCAGAACTGGCAGCCGGACATCGCCGACCTGGAGTCCAAGATCACCGAGCGCACCAAGGCGCTGGTGGTGATCAACCCGAACAACCCCACCGGCGCCGTCTACAGCCGCGAAATCCTCACCCAGATGGTCGATCTGGCGCGCAAGCATCAGCTGCTGCTACTTGCCGACGAGATCTACGACAAGATCCTCTACGACGACGCCAAGCACATCAACGTGGCCTCGCTCGCTCCCGACATGCTGTGCCTGACCTTCAACGGCCTGTCGAAGGCCTACCGCGTCGCCGGCTACCGGGCCGGCTGGCTGGCCATTACCGGACCGAAGGACCACGCCGGCAGCTTCATCGAGGGAATTAGCCTGCTGGCAAATATGCGGCTGTGCCCGAACGTCCCCGCGCAGCATGCGATCCAGGTCGCCCTCGGTGGCCATCAGAGCATCGAAGACCTGGTACTTCCCGGCGGCCGGCTGCTGGAGCAGCGCGACGTCGCCTGGACCCGACTCAACGAGATTCCCGGCGTGTCCTGCGTCAAACCCGAGGGTGCGCTGTACGCATTTCCCCGACTGGACCCCGAGGTCTACGAGATCGCCGACGACGAGCAGCTGGTCCTCGACCTGCTGCTGCAAGAGAAAATCCTGGTCACCCAGGGCACCGGCTTCAATTGGCCGGAGCCCGATCACCTGCGCATCGTGACCCTGCCATGGGCTCGCGACCTTGCCGCCGCGATCGAGCGGCTGGGCAACTTCTTGACCAGCTATCGACAGTAA
- a CDS encoding type II toxin-antitoxin system PemK/MazF family toxin — protein sequence MGIARIAVPATAGVAQPSFAMVDKITTVRRSNLETRIGRVSTTLMADIERSLMVFLGLAA from the coding sequence GTGGGGATAGCGCGAATCGCGGTCCCTGCTACAGCCGGCGTTGCCCAGCCCAGCTTCGCCATGGTCGACAAGATCACGACAGTCCGCCGCTCAAACCTCGAAACGCGGATCGGCCGCGTGTCCACCACGCTCATGGCAGATATCGAGCGGTCGCTCATGGTGTTCCTCGGCTTGGCCGCCTGA
- a CDS encoding heterodisulfide reductase-related iron-sulfur binding cluster, translating into MTTQMLIRLIVGMGLTLVVLVFAARRVLWLYKLTMSGQPATGRTDHLGTRIWTQIAEVFGQRRLLKWSIPGLAHFFTMWGFFILLTVYIEAYGFLFQENFHIPIIGRWDALGFVQDFFATAVFLGITTFAIIRLMRSPREIGRASRFYGSHTGGAWLILFMIFNVIWTYVLVRGSAVNNGTLPYGKGAFLSQLFGAILRPLGQPANEIIETTALLLHIGVMLAFLLIVLHSKHLHIFLAPINVTFKRLPDGLGPLLPIEADGKPVDFENPPDDAVFGRGKIEDFTWKAMLDFATCTECGRCQSQCPAWNTGKPLSPKLVIMDLRDHWMAKAPYILGEKTAEPLEGLDLETAQEEGHHVPESGFGRVPGHGPEQASRPLVGTAEQGGVIDPDVLWSCVTCGACVEQCPVDIEHIDHIVDLRRYQVMMESEFPSELSTLFKNLETKGNPWGQNASDRTNWIDEVDFDVPVYGEDVDSFDGYEYLFWVGCAGAYDDKAKKTTKAVAELLAIAGVKYLVLGTGESCNGDSARRSGNEFLFQQLAQQAVETLDGLFEGVETVDRKIVVTCPHCFNTIGREYRQLGANYTVLHHTQLLNRLVRDKKLVPVTPVSQDITYHDPCYLGRHNKVYEAPRELIGAAGANLTEMPRHADRSFCCGAGGARMWMEEHIGKRINHERVDEALATGASTVATACPFCRVMVTDGVNDRSEEAGRSGVEVLDVAQILLGSLDYDKATLPAKGTAAEEAEKRAAEAPKAAAPSAPAEAPAAPAKSEESAPAKAAVPAKGLGIAGGAKRPGAKKAAAEPPEARETTETAEAKAPAAPAAPVKGLGIAGGAKRPGAKKAAPTAKATEAPAPAAPAPPAAEAVGEPKAPAAPVKGLGIAAGAKRPGAKKAAPAAKAAPATEAPATEAEPEPEQKSEPATQPDGDAAPPAAPVKGLGIARGARPPGKR; encoded by the coding sequence GTGACCACGCAGATGCTCATCAGACTGATCGTGGGCATGGGCCTGACGCTGGTCGTGCTCGTATTCGCTGCACGGCGGGTTTTGTGGCTGTACAAGCTGACGATGTCCGGCCAGCCCGCGACCGGGCGCACCGATCATCTCGGCACGCGCATCTGGACGCAGATCGCCGAGGTCTTCGGGCAGCGCCGGCTACTGAAGTGGTCGATACCGGGCCTCGCGCACTTCTTCACCATGTGGGGCTTTTTCATCCTGCTCACGGTCTACATCGAGGCATACGGGTTCCTCTTTCAGGAGAACTTCCATATCCCCATCATCGGCCGGTGGGACGCGCTGGGCTTCGTGCAGGACTTCTTCGCGACCGCCGTCTTCCTCGGCATCACGACCTTCGCCATCATCCGCCTCATGCGGAGCCCGCGTGAGATCGGTCGGGCGTCGCGGTTCTACGGCTCGCACACCGGTGGAGCGTGGCTGATCTTGTTCATGATCTTCAACGTCATCTGGACCTACGTGCTGGTCCGGGGATCCGCGGTCAACAACGGAACCCTGCCCTATGGCAAGGGCGCGTTCCTTTCGCAGCTCTTCGGCGCGATCCTGCGTCCGCTCGGCCAGCCGGCCAACGAAATCATCGAAACGACGGCCCTGCTGTTGCACATCGGCGTCATGCTGGCGTTCCTGCTGATCGTGTTGCACTCCAAGCACCTTCACATTTTCCTGGCTCCCATCAACGTCACGTTCAAGCGGCTGCCCGACGGGTTGGGCCCGCTGCTGCCGATCGAGGCCGACGGCAAGCCGGTCGACTTCGAAAACCCGCCCGACGACGCCGTATTCGGGCGCGGCAAGATCGAAGACTTCACCTGGAAGGCCATGCTCGACTTCGCGACCTGTACGGAGTGCGGGCGCTGCCAGTCGCAATGTCCGGCCTGGAACACCGGCAAACCCCTCTCACCCAAGCTCGTCATCATGGACCTGCGCGACCACTGGATGGCCAAGGCGCCCTACATCCTGGGTGAAAAAACCGCGGAGCCGCTTGAGGGTCTCGACCTCGAGACGGCCCAGGAAGAGGGCCACCACGTTCCCGAGTCCGGATTCGGCCGGGTGCCCGGACATGGGCCCGAGCAGGCGAGTCGCCCGCTGGTGGGCACCGCCGAACAGGGCGGTGTGATCGATCCCGACGTGCTGTGGTCGTGTGTGACCTGCGGAGCCTGCGTCGAGCAGTGCCCGGTGGACATTGAGCACATCGATCACATTGTCGATCTGCGCCGCTACCAGGTGATGATGGAGTCGGAGTTTCCTTCCGAGCTGTCCACGCTCTTCAAAAACCTTGAGACCAAAGGCAATCCGTGGGGGCAGAACGCCTCCGATCGGACCAACTGGATCGACGAGGTCGACTTCGACGTCCCGGTCTACGGCGAGGACGTCGACAGCTTCGACGGCTACGAGTACCTGTTCTGGGTCGGCTGTGCGGGCGCCTACGACGACAAGGCGAAAAAGACCACCAAGGCCGTCGCCGAGCTGCTCGCCATCGCCGGGGTGAAGTACCTCGTGCTGGGCACCGGGGAATCCTGCAACGGCGACTCCGCGCGCCGGTCGGGCAACGAGTTCCTGTTCCAGCAACTGGCCCAGCAGGCCGTCGAGACCCTGGACGGGCTGTTCGAGGGGGTCGAGACCGTCGACCGCAAGATCGTCGTCACCTGCCCGCACTGCTTCAACACCATCGGCCGCGAATACCGGCAGTTGGGCGCCAACTACACGGTGTTGCACCACACCCAGCTGCTCAACCGGCTGGTGCGCGACAAGAAGCTGGTCCCCGTTACGCCCGTCTCCCAAGACATCACCTATCACGACCCGTGCTACCTGGGCCGGCACAACAAGGTGTACGAGGCGCCGCGGGAGCTGATCGGCGCCGCCGGAGCGAACCTCACCGAAATGCCGCGCCACGCCGATCGCAGTTTCTGCTGCGGCGCGGGTGGCGCCCGCATGTGGATGGAAGAGCACATCGGCAAGCGGATCAACCACGAACGTGTCGACGAGGCGCTGGCCACCGGGGCCAGCACGGTCGCCACCGCGTGCCCGTTCTGCCGGGTGATGGTGACCGACGGTGTCAACGACCGCTCCGAGGAGGCCGGCCGCAGCGGCGTCGAGGTGCTTGACGTGGCCCAGATCCTGCTCGGGTCGCTCGACTACGACAAGGCGACGCTGCCGGCGAAGGGTACGGCCGCGGAGGAGGCCGAGAAGCGGGCCGCCGAGGCGCCCAAGGCCGCCGCACCGAGCGCTCCTGCAGAGGCGCCCGCCGCCCCGGCCAAGTCCGAGGAGTCCGCACCCGCCAAGGCCGCCGTGCCGGCCAAAGGCCTGGGTATCGCCGGTGGCGCCAAACGGCCCGGCGCCAAGAAGGCGGCGGCCGAACCCCCCGAAGCCAGGGAGACCACGGAGACCGCGGAAGCCAAGGCCCCAGCTGCCCCCGCCGCGCCTGTTAAAGGCCTGGGTATCGCCGGTGGCGCCAAGCGGCCCGGCGCCAAGAAGGCGGCGCCCACGGCCAAGGCCACCGAGGCACCAGCCCCCGCCGCGCCCGCGCCACCCGCGGCCGAGGCGGTTGGGGAACCCAAGGCGCCCGCCGCACCGGTTAAGGGGCTGGGTATCGCCGCCGGCGCCAAGCGACCCGGCGCCAAGAAGGCGGCACCCGCGGCCAAGGCAGCCCCGGCGACCGAAGCCCCGGCGACCGAGGCCGAGCCGGAGCCCGAGCAAAAGTCGGAGCCTGCCACGCAGCCCGATGGCGACGCGGCACCGCCGGCAGCACCCGTTAAAGGCCTGGGCATCGCGCGCGGCGCCCGCCCGCCGGGCAAGCGCTGA
- a CDS encoding Hsp70 family protein, producing the protein MSESLGLSIGAANLVAAHIGGVPVTRSSVLTLFEHRPTEVGLPEENPSLAEAGLVLRGFVERVGDPAPLVAADGTKYLGEVLTVEAIEAMARTVGYGTPVTVAVPAYWSQAQSTALREEFFAQTDLTRSGVAPVLVSDATAALATLRAKPGFPADGVVALCDFGASGTSVTLTSAGSQQIGPSVRYADFSGDAIDQLILGHVRASDVANTTRIGAQNRLLGECRRAKEQLSTTTLTTLATGSGEDVRLSRSEFEQLVSAPLDRFLGALEEVLQRNGVRRSNLAAVAIVGGDANIPLITTRLSGRLQVPVHTIPQPATSAAIGAAMLGQQQASAGVPTTASPMVENPTELVGTARVIDGDGAVAWSQDADGGDEPVPYTGRDATGEYTREAKDFDYSDGGRADEGPLPWYKRTALVLSVAGACAAVLVAAVLALTLGHTKTNPINTTPPNQPAPPQTSEATTSPNNSPTETVIPAPPPPATQPPTTTTTNPPPTTTTSPPPPTTTTTTAEPTTTSQATTTEPPATTRERPLPPRFEPPFRR; encoded by the coding sequence ATGAGCGAGTCGCTCGGGTTATCGATCGGGGCGGCCAACCTGGTTGCCGCCCACATCGGTGGCGTCCCGGTGACCCGCAGTTCGGTGTTGACGCTGTTCGAGCACCGGCCAACCGAAGTCGGTCTGCCGGAAGAAAACCCGAGTCTTGCCGAAGCCGGGCTGGTCCTGCGGGGATTCGTCGAGCGAGTCGGCGACCCGGCCCCCTTGGTGGCGGCGGACGGGACGAAATACCTTGGCGAGGTACTGACGGTCGAAGCGATCGAAGCGATGGCACGCACGGTCGGCTACGGGACACCGGTGACCGTCGCCGTCCCCGCGTATTGGTCGCAAGCCCAGTCCACCGCGCTGCGTGAGGAGTTCTTCGCCCAGACCGATTTGACGCGGAGCGGTGTGGCTCCGGTGTTGGTCTCCGACGCCACGGCCGCGCTCGCCACGCTGCGCGCCAAGCCGGGATTCCCGGCCGACGGCGTCGTCGCTTTGTGCGATTTCGGCGCCAGCGGCACCAGCGTCACCCTGACCAGTGCAGGGTCTCAGCAGATCGGTCCGTCGGTGCGGTACGCCGACTTCTCCGGCGACGCAATCGATCAGCTGATCCTCGGTCACGTGCGGGCCTCTGACGTCGCCAACACCACGCGAATCGGCGCACAGAACCGCCTGCTTGGCGAATGCCGGCGCGCTAAGGAACAACTGTCGACGACCACGCTGACCACGCTTGCGACGGGTTCCGGTGAGGATGTCCGGTTGTCCCGCAGTGAATTCGAGCAACTTGTCTCCGCACCACTGGACCGATTCCTTGGTGCTCTCGAAGAGGTGTTGCAGCGCAACGGGGTTCGGCGATCCAACCTGGCCGCTGTGGCGATTGTCGGCGGCGACGCAAACATTCCGCTCATCACGACACGCCTGTCGGGCCGCCTGCAGGTACCGGTCCACACCATACCGCAGCCCGCTACCAGCGCTGCCATCGGCGCGGCGATGCTCGGTCAGCAGCAAGCGTCGGCCGGCGTCCCGACCACCGCCAGTCCGATGGTCGAGAACCCGACCGAACTGGTCGGCACCGCCCGCGTCATCGACGGGGATGGTGCCGTGGCGTGGTCACAAGACGCCGACGGCGGCGACGAGCCGGTGCCCTACACCGGCCGTGACGCCACCGGCGAATACACCCGCGAAGCAAAGGATTTCGACTACTCGGATGGCGGCCGCGCCGACGAGGGACCGCTGCCATGGTACAAGCGCACGGCCTTGGTGCTCAGCGTGGCCGGCGCGTGCGCGGCCGTCCTGGTAGCGGCGGTGTTGGCGCTGACCCTGGGTCACACCAAAACCAACCCGATCAATACCACCCCGCCGAACCAACCGGCACCACCGCAAACGTCGGAAGCCACGACCAGCCCGAACAACAGTCCCACCGAGACCGTGATCCCGGCGCCGCCGCCACCGGCCACCCAGCCGCCCACGACCACGACGACCAACCCGCCCCCGACTACTACGACGTCACCACCACCGCCGACCACGACCACGACGACCGCCGAGCCGACCACGACGTCGCAGGCGACCACGACCGAACCGCCGGCGACCACGCGTGAAAGACCGCTGCCGCCGCGCTTTGAACCCCCATTCCGGCGTTAG
- a CDS encoding amidohydrolase family protein codes for MRTIALEEHYATTGFLSGPGAWLASRPGIVEAISDLGEGRIAAMDEAGVDLAVLSLAAPGVEQLDGPEAVRLARNCNDELAAAVGRHPDRLAGFAAVPISAPEAAAEELERAVRQHGFPGAVINGHSKGRYLDDRYFEPVLERAAALKVPIYLHPTIPPAGVIESSYAGFAADVTFVLATVGWGWHINTATHVLRLILGGVFDRYPSLQFIIGHMGEATSFMLPRFDATLTPELTGLRHPVSTYLRRNLNYTFANFNDEPTYANLVAQVGVGRVCFSADYPFGSMRAARAFFDNLPLRHDERASISHRNAERLLGL; via the coding sequence ATGCGGACCATCGCCCTCGAAGAGCATTACGCGACAACGGGATTCCTGAGCGGACCGGGCGCCTGGCTGGCGTCGCGGCCCGGGATAGTCGAAGCGATCAGCGATCTCGGTGAGGGCCGGATCGCGGCGATGGACGAGGCGGGCGTCGACCTGGCGGTGCTGTCGCTGGCAGCACCGGGAGTCGAACAGCTCGACGGGCCGGAAGCGGTTCGGTTGGCCCGCAATTGCAATGACGAGCTCGCGGCGGCGGTGGGGCGGCACCCGGATCGGCTGGCGGGGTTTGCCGCCGTGCCCATCAGCGCGCCGGAGGCGGCGGCCGAGGAACTCGAGCGAGCGGTGCGACAGCACGGCTTTCCCGGCGCGGTCATCAACGGGCACAGCAAGGGTCGCTACCTGGACGACCGGTATTTCGAACCCGTTCTCGAGCGCGCGGCCGCGCTGAAGGTCCCGATCTACCTGCATCCGACCATTCCGCCAGCGGGCGTCATCGAGTCCAGCTACGCGGGATTCGCCGCCGACGTCACCTTCGTGTTGGCCACGGTGGGCTGGGGCTGGCACATCAATACGGCCACGCATGTGCTGCGACTGATTCTCGGTGGCGTGTTCGACCGCTACCCGTCGCTGCAATTCATCATCGGGCACATGGGCGAAGCGACGTCGTTCATGCTGCCACGGTTCGACGCCACCCTGACACCCGAACTGACCGGGCTGCGGCATCCCGTCAGCACCTACCTTCGGCGGAACCTGAACTACACCTTCGCCAACTTCAACGACGAGCCGACCTACGCCAACCTCGTCGCGCAGGTCGGCGTTGGGCGCGTGTGCTTTTCGGCCGACTACCCGTTCGGGTCGATGCGCGCCGCCCGCGCCTTCTTCGACAATCTGCCGTTGCGTCACGACGAGCGGGCGAGCATCAGCCACCGCAACGCCGAGCGGCTGCTGGGCCTGTAG